The DNA window GCGCGCACGTTGATGAGGCCAGCAATTCCACACATCAGACAAGCTCGCTCTTCTTGACCTTGCCGCTCGCCGTCTTCGGCAGAGCATCCACGAACTCGACGAACTTGGGCACGGCGACCTCATCGAGTTCGGCCCGCACGCGACGCCGGATGTCGTCGGCGCTCACGTCGCCCTCTGCTCCCTTGACCACCGCGACCTTGATCGCCTGACCCAGCACCGGATCCGGCACCCCCACCGCCGCCACCTCGATCACGCCGGCGATCTTGCAGATCACCGACTCCACCTCCAGGGGGCTGACCTTCTCCCCGCGCGTCTTGATGACGTCGTCCTTGCGCGCCACGAAGTACAGGTAGCCGCTCTCGTCGGCCTTGAAGAGATCCCCCGTGTGCAGCACGACCTCGCCCGGGATCGGCCCCGGCTTCAGCGCGCGCGCCGTGGCCTCCGGGTTGCGCCAGTAGCCGCGCATCACGTTCGGACCGCGCACCACGAGCTCTCCCGTCTCTCCGGGCGCGGCGTGGGTCCCGTCCTCACGCTCGATCCACAGCTCCTCGTTGGGCATGGCGATCCCGACCGACGCAGGACGATCGAGCGCCACCTCGGGAGGCAGGTAACACACCCGCGTGCACTCGGTCTGCCCGTACATCGCGAAAAAGCGGACCTGCGGCAGAAGCTCCCGCAGCCGCACCACCTGCGCCGCGGGCAGCCCGTAGGCGGCGTTCGTCATGTAGCGGAGGGCGCTGAGATCGGCCTTGGCCATGTTCTTCAGCGAGAGCATGGACGCGAAGATCGTCGGGACCCCTGCGAAGCCGGTGACCCGCTCCTCTGCCATGCGCTGCACGATGGGCCACGGCATCCCGAACCCCTTCTCCAGCACCACCGTCCCGCCGAAGGTGTGGGTCACGAGGAGCTGGAACAGCCCGTAGGTGTGCGACAGCGGCAGGACGCAGAGGGTCACGTCGCTGGCCGAGTGATCGAGGTAGGCGCCGATGGCGGCGGCGCTGTTGCGGAGGTTCTGGTGCGTGAGCATCACCCCCTTGGGCTCGCCGGTGGAGCCGCTCGTCCAGCAGAGCGTGGCGAGATCCAGCTCGATGGCGCGTCGCTCGGGGGCGTGCGCTCCCGCGTTCGACAGCGCCTCGCCGAGATCCAGTCCGCCGACGAACGCAGGCCCCGGCGCACCGGGCGCGCTCGCCGCCGCCGGACCACCCCCTGCGGCTGGCACCGCTGGAGCGGGGGGCGTGGGACCCTGGAGGAAGACCGCTGCGGGCCGCGCGGCCTGCGGCAGGCCGTCGAGGGAAGCCAGGCACTCCTGCATGCTCCGGGCGATGATCAAGGCGCGCGCCTCCGCCAGCGCCAGCACCTGGCCGAGGCGCCGCGGGCGCGTGTTCGTCGGCAGCAGGGAAGGGACCCCGTCGGCGCGGATCGCCCCGTAGTAGCTGACGACCGCGTCGACGCCGTTGTCGAGCGCCACCACGACCCGCTCGCCACGGACGACACCCACCTCGCGCAGCGCCGACGCGCAGCGATCGACGAGCGCGTTCAGCTCACCGTACGAGATCCGGCGCCCCTCGGAGACGAGCGCCAGCCGGTCCGGCGTGGACTCCGCGAACGCGCGGAGCGCATGATCGATGAGGAAGCGATCCGACAGCGGATCGCGGATGGCGGTGTGCACGGCGTTCCCCTCGGGCTCCTCGAGAACGGGGCGGAGCCAGTGCCCGCGGCGCCCACGCTCCGGGATCGTGGCCCGGTGGGGCGCCTCTAGTTGCTCTTCTTCCGCTCGACGTAGGAGATGAGTCGGGCGATGGAGCCGAAATTCTCCGGTACCATTTCTTCGTCGTCGACCTGGATCCCGAGGTCCGACTCGAAGAACTGGACGATCTCCAGTACGGCCGTCGAGTCGAGGATGCCCTGGTCGAGGAGAGGAACCTCTGCTCCGAGATCTGCGGTGGCTCCGCGATATCCGAACGAGGAGACGAGGAAGTTTCGGATCGTGGTTTCAGTGCTCGCGGTGCTCATAAAATTCAGCAGTTATGTTTATCACTTCGTGGCTTTGTGTGTCGAGCGCTCATGGCCGCGCAGCGCGCCGTGAGACGCGGTGAACGCTGCGTGGCGGAGACGGTCACGCGAGCGAACCGGAGAACGCACGCGCGACCGTCGACGTCATCCCGTCGTGGTCATCCCTTGACGGGATCTTGCACGAGGTACGGCCGCGCATGCAGGTACTCGGACACGCGGCGCTTGGCCTCGATGTCCTTGTAGACACGCTCCACCTGCTCGGGCGTGATGCCCACCGCAGGCGCCGTCTCCGCCGCAGGGATGCCGTGGTTGTGCGCGTAGAGGCACAGATCCATCTTGTCGTGCGGGAGCGAGAAGTAGAACTCGTCCTGGCCCTGGGGCAGCGAGAAGGTGTCGGTCGTCGGAGGACGACGTCGGATCTCCTCGGGCACCCCGATGTACTCGGCGAGCGCGTAGACCTGCGTCTTGTAGAGGTGCGCGATCGGCTTGAAATCGGCCGCGCCGTCGCCCTGCTTCACGAAGAAGCCCTGATCGTACTCGAGCAGGTTCGGCGTGCCCGCCACGGCGTAGTTGAGCCGGTCGCCGTGGTAGTACTCCATCATCTTGCGGCAGCGCTGCTTGAAGTTCGTCGCCGCGACGAGCTGCAGGTAAGCCTTGAGCGGCAGCCGCCGCGTCCTGGGCTCCTCGCCGGGCGGCTGCACCGTCAGCTGCGAGACGTTGAGCCGATCGCCTTCCAGGATGGAGGGGAGGGTGATCTTGAAGCGCCACCCCTCGACGTACTCCGGGAAGACCATCCGGATGGCGTCGTCCTGGCGGGCATAGCAGCCGAAGCCGGCGAGCGCCGGGCGGATGCTCTCGACCACTGCCTCGATCCCGAGCTGATCCGCGAGCGTCCTGCCGAGCCGCAGGGCGTCGTCGGAGGTGTCGCGCTCGGGCATGAAGAGGCCGACCACCTTGTCCTTGCCCAGCGCGCGGGCGCAGAGGGTGACGACCACCGAGCTGTCGATCCCGCCGGAGATACCGACCACGGCGCCCCGACGACGGAGCTTCCCGAACACCTGATCCCGGATGGCTTGCTCGATCTCACTCGCCACGGCCGGGGCATCGATCTTGAGGACGTCTCGCGAAAACATGAATGCCTCTACCTCTTCAGCAATCGAGGGAGCCTATCGGAAACCCGGGCGACTGTGAAACCCTCCCGAGCGCTCTCGTGACGCGAGCGCGTCGGCATCGAAGCGCGACGACGCGCGAGCGCGCCCGAGGGCCTGTCTGGACGGTGCCCGGGCGGTCGGGCACCGTCTGCGACGTGCAAGCCAGGCCCCTTCCCGTGGGCACGCGGTCCGGGTTGGCCCCACTTGGGGACCGGTCAGGCACGTGGTAGCCCTGCCGCCGCGTATGGAAGTGATCCTGGATCCGGCAGCGATCGGGCGTGGCCTCCGGCGCGTCGCCGGAGAGATCGCAGAGCGGGGCCGCGGGGTGGACGATCTCGCGCTCATCGGCATCCGGCGAGGCGGCGTGCCGCTGTCGCATCGGCTCGCCGCGTTGCTCCTCGAGATCGAGGGGCACGCTCCGCCCGTCGGCGCGGTGGACATCACCCTCTACCGGGACGACGCCGCCACGGCCCTCCCGAACCCGCGGATTGGCCCGAGCCACATCCCGTTCCCCGTCGACGGGCGGCGCATCCTCCTCATCGACGATGTCGTCTACACCGGGCGCACCATCCGCGCCGCGCTCGACGCCGTGCTCGACTACGGGCGGCCGCGGCGCATCGAGCTGCTGGCGCTCGTGGACCGGGGAGGGCGGGAGCTGCCCATCCACCCGGATTACGTCGTCCGGAGCGTCGAGGTCGCGAGCGAGCGCAGGGTCGAGGTGATCGAGCGCGACGGTGAGCTGTGGTCGGTGATCTCCCCCGCCGACGGCCCGGCCACGGTGGGCTCATGAAGCGGATCTTCCCGCACCGCCACCTGCTCGGGATCGAGGGGCTGACGCGCGACCAGATCCTCGCCTTGCTCGACGCGGCCGAGTCGTTCTTCGACGTCTCGCGCCGGAGCGTCCGCAAGGTGCCGACGCTGCGCGGCAAGACGATCATCAACCTCTTCTACGAAGCATCGACGCGCACCCGCACCTCGTTCGAGCTGGCGGGCAAGCGGCTGAGCGCCGACGTCATCAACATCAGCGCCTCCACGTCGAGCACGGTGAAGGGCGAGAGCCTGCTGGACACGGTGCAGAACCTGCAGTCGATGCAGCCCGACGTGCTGGTGATCCGGCACAGCGCCTCGGGGGCGCCGCATCACGTCGCGGCGCGCATTCGTGCCGCGGTGGTGAACGCCGGTGATGGGACGCACGAGCACCCGACGCAGGCGCTGCTCGACGCATTCACCATCCGGCGCAAGAAGGGGGCGTTCGAGGGGCTCACCGTCGCCATCTGCGGCGACGTCCTCCACAGCCGGGTGGCGCGCTCCAACGTGCGGTTGCTCAACGCGCTCGGTGCCCGGGTGCGACTCGCCGGTCCCCGCACGCTCCTGCCGCCGGCGGCCGAGTCGCTCGGTGCGGAGGTCTACCCTCGTCTGGAGCCCGCGCTGGAGGGGGCCGACGTGGTGATGATGCTCCGTGTCCAGCGCGAGCGCTTGCAGGGCGCCTTCCTGCCCACCAGCCGTGAGTACAGCAGGGCCTTCGGCCTGAACGCCGCGCGGCTCTCGCTGGCGAAACCGGATGCGCTCGTGATGCACCCGGGGCCCATGAACCGGGGCGTGGAGATCGATCCCGCGGTGGCCGACGGTCCCCAGAGCGTGATCCTCGACCAGGTCGAGGCCGGGGTCGCCGTGCGGATGGCCGTGCTCTGGGTGCTCGCTGCCGAGTCGAACGAGCCTCCGCCCGCTGCTGGCTGACGCGCGTGCACCGTCGTGCCGTGAGGAGCAGCGCGCCGAGCCCGTGGTGGCGAGGGCACGAGCGAATCCCGGCGCGTGGGGTACGTATGCCCTGAGTGGATGTGAAGAGGGCGTCGAGGTGAACCAGGTGTCGGAGACGGTGTCATTCGGCGGGTTGCCCTCGTGACCTGGTGACGGAGGCGAGCGCCAGGGGTGGGGTCTGCCCCGGGACCAGGTGACGGCGCTCGTGGACGAGCCCCGGTCTCACGAAACACGTTCGCAGAAGCAGGGACCACCACCCCTTCGACCAGGAGCGGCGCCGGGAGCCGAGCGCAAGAGCTTCGCTGCGATCAGGCCATGACGGCGTCGCTGGCCGATGTGACCAGGGGGCACGAGCAACCGGAGGGCATCGTGGGAGCTCCGTGGGGTGGCGCTCGAAACATGGTCGCGTCGGCGGCTGACACGACCATGTTTCGAGCGTGACCAGGTCGCGTCGGCCGCCGACGCGACCATGTTTCGAGCGTGACCAGGTCGCGTCGGCCGCCGATGCGACCTGGTCACGCTGCAAAAAGGGGCCACCGCCTCTGTGCGCGCAAAAATATGTTTGAGATCATGTGGTTCCAGCGGTCATCGGCGGTGCATCGCTCGTCCCGTGAGCAAGCCTGGACGGATTTTTGGAACCTGGTGCGCCAGCTCTGGTGCGCCAGCTTGCTGCTTGCTTCGTCTGTCTCACGGATTGGATGTGGGCTTCTTCACGCTTTTCGGCCTGGCGTCGCTGCGTGGAGGAGAGCGGGTGCCGCTCGTCGGAGAGGTGGGGCGGCACACTGTCAGTCGGGCTGGTGCAGGACGCGCTGGGTCCGTTCGAGGAAGTAGTACCGCTCGAAGCCGGCGCGCTGGAACGTGAGCGCGCCAAAGGCGTTGATGGCGATGGCCACGATCCCGAGCGCGTAGAACGGGGCGCGCAGGCGCCGTCCACTCGCCGCGATCATGGCGAACAGGAAGGGGGCGTAGTCGTTCGAGAACCGGTAGCCGAACTGGACCCAGCCGCTGTTGTGGTAGAGCAGGTCGAGCAGCGCCAGGGGGCCTGCCGTCGCGGCGAGCGCCCAGAAGAGGGATGACGTGCGTCGCGGCCAGAGGGCCCAGGCGTAGAGGGGCGTCGTCACCCAGAGCGCGAGGCCGTGCACGTTGATCTGGAACGGTACGCCGTCCACGCCGGTGTAGGGCAGCGACGTGAGCATCACCGCAAGGTTCCGCGGCAGGTAGTGGTACGAGAACAGGCCCCAGCGCTCGACGCGCGGGCGCCACGCCGTGACGAGGTGGGTGTGCCCGAACTCCATCGGGTCGCCGAAGCGGGCGTGGTTGTGCCAGAGCAGGAGGGCGAGGATCGCGACGCAGGGCGCAGCGAAGAGTCCGAGCTTCGTGGTGCGGGTGACGAGGTCGCCGCGATCCCGGCTGACGCGGTGGAATTCCCAGAGGAAGAACGGCAGCGCGAAGCCGAGCGGGGTGCGCGTGGCGAAGCCGAGGCCGAGCGCGAGGCCGGCGAGCACCGGGTGGGCGGCGTCGATCGCGCCATAGAGATACACGCAGGCGAGGAGCGCGCCGACCACGTGCGCGGCGAACCAGACCGTGCCCTGCACGGCGGTGAACCAGTAGACGCTGCCCAGCGCGAAGAAGATCGAGAGCGCGGCGTTCTCCACCTGGGTGCGGCGGGTGCGGGGCGCAAGCTTCTCGAGCGCGAGGAAGAGCACCGCGGGGGTGAGGCCGGCGAGGACGATGAAGAACCGACCATCCTTCACCAGCTCGGCGCTGCCAGCGAGCTTCACCAGGGGGACGAGGAGGACGGCGGGGAAGGGGGGGAAGCTGATGAAGTACTTGCCGTCGAAGACTGCAAAATCGTTGTGCCCCGTGTAGGCCGGGGGCTCGCTGCCGAGATCGAGGCGGCCCTCCAGCCAGCTCTGCGCGAGGAGGGCGAAGTGGTTGAAGGGGGTGTGCGCCGTGAGCTTCGCCTGATCGGCCGACAGAAAGAACACGAGCGCCGTCAGCCCGTAGAGGGCCGCTGCGGCGACCCAGCGCCATCGAGCGCGCTCGTCCGGAAGAGGCGTGCTGCGCGCGGACGTGGGCGCTTCGGGCGTGGCGACCTGGCGCTTGCCTGTCATCGGGACGGGGACGCTACCACGCGCAGCGAGCACGACTGGCGTGTCCGGCGCGTCGGCGTGCCGCCGTACCACCGCGCCGGCGTGCCGCTGTGCCGCCATGCCGGATAGAGAAGAAGCGGCGAGAGATGCACCTCGGCGGCTCTCTGACGCTTGCGAGCCGCACCACCTCGCGCTAGGCAGTCCTTTCGCATCTCCTGAACTGTGCAGGCGGCGTTTGCCGTCGCGCTTCCCAGGAGGCCCGTCACCATGCCTCTCCTCTCCTACGTAGCCAACGACATCGACATCACCGGCACGCCGGTGGACGCCACCCTCCCGGAGAGCTGGCTGACCAGCGAGCTTTCGGAGGCCGAGGCGATCGCACTCGGTCCCGGCACCATCAAGGGCCGCCTCTCGCGGTCGGGCCCCACGGAGATCGTCGTTCGTGGACGGGTCGGGGCGCGCGTCACCGTCCCTTGCGCGCGGTGCCTCGGCCCCGCCCAGGTGTCCGTGGACGCGGAGATGGCGCTCCTGCTCCTCCCCGCGAAGGCCGCGCGTCACGCCGAGGGGGCGAACGGTAAGTCCTCGAAGTCGAAGGGAAGCGCGGATCGTGAGCCCGAGTACGAGTTCTCGTCCGAAGAAGCGGACCAGGACGTGTACGACGGCGAGATCGTGGTCCTCGATGGGTTCGTCCGGGAAGCAATCCTGCTCGAACTGCCAAGCTTCCCCTTGTGCTCCGAGGCATGTCCGGGTATCGGTGCCGCCGTGCTGGGGTCTGCGGAGGAGGACGCTCCTTCGTCCCCACCGGAGCAGCCCGCCGAAGAGCGTCCGGCGTCGATCGCCGACCTCCGAGACAGGTTTGCTCAGCGCTCCGGTCGCATCCCTGGTCCTCCCGCCCTGAATGGGGCGAACGGTTCCGCGGGCCACGCGGCCTCGCTGAGCAACGAGACACTGAAGAAGAAGAGCAAGAAGGAGTAGCCCCGTGGCTGTCCCGAAGAGGAAGAAGACCCCCCCGAAGCGCGACATGCGGCGCGCCCAACACGACAAGGTGACCCCCGTGCAGGTGATCTCCTGCGAGAACTGTGGGGAAGCCCGGCTGCCGCACCGCGCTTGCGGTTCCTGCGGTCACTACAAAGGTCGCAAGGCTGCTCCTACCGGCAGCGAGAACAGCGGTAGCTAGCCACCGCTCCCTGCTTCAGCGTTCATGAGCAACCCAGCGCCGATGCCCCGGAGCCGGATCCTCGGGACCGGCCACTACGCACCGGCGCGGGTGCTCTCGAACTCCGACCTCGAAAAAATCGTCGATACATCCGACGCCTGGATCTCCGAGCGAACGGGGATCCGGAGGCGGCATGTGGCCGCCGACGGCGAGACGACCAGTGACATGGCCGCCGCTGCGGCTCGGCGTGCGCTGGAAGCCGCAGGGCTGAGCGTCGCCGACGTCGATCTGATCATCGTCGGGACGATCAGCGGCGACACGCCCGTGCCGTCGTGCGCGGTGAACGTCCAGCAGAAGCTCGGCGCCGAGGAGATCCCGGCGTTCGACATCTCCGCGGCGTGCGCCGGGTTCCTCTACGGGATCACCATCGCCGATCAGTTCATCGCCACGGGGGCTGCGAACTGCGTCCTCGTGATCGGGGTCGAGCTCCTGTCGCGCATCCTCAACTGGGAGGATCGCACCACGTGCGTGCTTTTCGGCGACGGTGCGGGGGCGGTCGTGCTGGGGCCAGCGCGCGGGGACGGACGCGGGATCCTGTCGACCTGCATCTTCTCCGACGGTGCGCTGGCGTCGTCGCTCATCGTGCCAGCCGGCGGGACGGCGGAGCCCGTCACGGACGAGGGCCTCGAGCGGAAGCGCAACAAGGTCCACATGGTGGGCCAGGACATCTTCCGGGTCGCCATCAAGAACCTGACGAGCGCCTCGACGCACGCGCTGAAGGCCTCCGGGCTGACGAGCGCAGAACTCGACTGGGTCGTCGCGCACCAGGCGAACCTGCGGATCATCACCCAGGTGTCGTCACGGCTCGGCTTCCCGCTCGAAAAGTTCGTGATCAACATCGCGGAGTACGGCAACACCTCCAGCGCCTCGATCCCGATCGCGCTCGACGAAGCGGTGCGCGATGGGCGCATCCAGCCGGGCCAGAGCGTCTTGCTGTGCGCGCTGGGAGCCGGCATTTCGTGGGGTGCGGCGCTCGTCCGGATGTGAGCTGCGCGCGGATGTGAGCTGCGCGCGCACCTGAAGCAGCTTTCTGGCGCAAGGTGCCTACGCAGGGCGACCATGCCGTGCTAAGCGCCGCCCTCGTGAAGGTTGCATGGCTCTTTCCTGGGCAGGGCGCGCAAGAGGTCGGCATGGGCAAGGCCCTCGCGGAGTCGTCCGAAGCGGCCCGCGACGTCTTTCGACAGGCCGATGCCGCGCTGGGAGAGCCTCTCTCCAGGCTCTGCTTCGAAGGGCCGATCGAGGAGCTGACGCTCACCCGGAACACGCAGCCTGCCCTCGTGGCGGCGAGCTGCGCGACGCTCGCTGCGCTGCGTGAGCGCTACCCCGAGCTGGGGGTGCCCGTCTTCGCCGCGGGTCACTCGCTCGGCGAGTACAGCGCGCTCGTGGCGGCGGGGGCGCTCTCGCTGGAGGACGCCGTGCGGCTCTGCCGCCTGCGGGGCGAGGCGATGCAGGAGGCCGTGCCGGCGGGGCAGGGGGGCATGGCGGCGGTGATGGGGGTCGACGCCCCGACGCTGAAGGCCCTCTGCGAGGAGGCAGCGCAAGGGGAGATCGTGTCCGCCGCGAACTACAACGGTCCCGGGCAGACGGTGATCGCGGGGCACGCGAGCGCGGTCTCGCGCGTGGGGGAGCTCGTCGCGAAGCACGGGGGGAAGATGGTCGTGCTCAAGGTGAGCGCGCCTTTCCACTGCGCGCTCATGCGCCCTGCGGCCGAGCGTCTCGATGCGGCGCTGGCCGAGACCCGATTCGGAGCGCTCGCGTTCCCGGTGATCGCCAACGTGAGCGGCGAGCCGAACGGGGATCCGGGAGAGGTGCGGTCGCTGCTCGTCGAGCAGGTGGCGAGCCCGGTGCAGTGGCTGCGCACCATCGAGCGCATGGTCGACGAAGGTGTCACCCACGCGCTGGAGATCGGACCCGGCAAGGTGCTCGCGGGTCTCGTGAAGCGCATCTCCAAGCAGATCAAGGTGCTCGGCGTGAACGATCCCGCGACCGTCGAGAGCGTGGCGTCGTTCCTCGCGTGAGCGAGGGCGGTACAGGTCAAGCAGCGGAGGCTCGGGTTCGATGTTCCAGTTGACGGATAAAGTAGCGATCGTGACGGGTGGGTCTCGCGGTCTCGGCCGCGCTGCTGCCGAGGCCCTCGCGGCGCAAGGCGCGCACGTGGTGGTCACCTACGTCCGCGGTGAGGCCGAGGCGAAGGCCGTGGTGGACGGCATCACGGCGAAGGGGGGGAAGGCGGAGGCCATCGGCTTCGACGTCGCCGACATGGCGGCGTCCGAGGCGGCGATCGCCGAGGCGTCGAAGCGCCTGGGGCGGCTCGACATCCTCGTGGCGAATGCGGGCATCTCCATCGACAACCTGCTCCTCCGCGTGAAGGAGGAAGAACTCGACCGGCTCTTCGCGGTGAACGTCAAGGGCACGATCGCGTGCGCGCGTGCCGCGATCAAGGTGATGATGCGTGCGCGCACGGGCCGCGTGGTGTTGCTCTCGAGCGTGGTCGGCGAGATGGGCAACGTCGGGCAGACGGCGTATGCCGCGACGAAGGCGGCGCTGCTCGGCGTGACCAAGTCGCTCGCCCGCGAGTACGCATCTCGTGGGATCACGGTGAATGCCGTCGCGCCCGGGTTCATCGAGTCGGACATGACGGCCACGATCAACGCGGAGATGAAGGAGACCCTGCTGAAGGGCGTCCCGCTCGGGCGCATCGGGCGTGCCGAAGAGGTCGCCGCGGCCGTGGCGTTCCTCTGCTCCGACGAGGCCAGCTACGTCACCGGCCAGACGCTCCGCGTCAACGGCGGCATGTACGTCTAGGCACGTCGACGAGGGGTCGGACGAGGCATGGAGACGCCGTGTCAGCCGAGGCGTGTAGACGAGGTGTCGGCCGAGGCGTGTAGCCGAGGTGTCACCGGTGTTGCGCGTCATCGAAAAAGGGACGCGGCGGGATTTCTGTGGTGCAGTGAAGTCAACGATGGGCTAGTAGGGGCCGCGAACGAGTAGCACTGCCTCCTCGAATCGACGGGGTGGCGGCCTTCGTTTGATTGTACGGCGTGGCCCCTGGATGTAGACGGGAGCCCGGTTTTTGCTGGAGAGGAAGCCATGGCGGAAGGGCGCGACATCACGGCCGAGGTCAAGCGGATCATCAAGGAGCAACTCGACGTCGACGAGAAGGACATCAAGCCTGAAGCGACGTTCATCGAGGATCTGGGCGCCGATTCGCTGGGCCTGGTCGAGCTGGTGCTAGCCTTCGAGGAAGCGTTCGAGATCGACATCTCGGACGAAGACACGGAGAAGATCCGGACGGTCCAGGACGCCATCGACTACATCGAGCAGCACACGAAGAAGTAATCATGCCGGACGGGGCCCGCGGAGCCGGCGCCCTGACCTCATGCTCGGCCCGCGCCGCCCGGCCCATCGCTGGGAATATTCATGGAACGCGTAGTCATCACCGGCATCGGGCTGGTCACTCCCAACGGAATCGGAACTCAGGAGACCTGGCGGTCGGTCCTCGCGGGTGAGTCCGGCATCGGTCCGATCACCCTCTTCGACCCCGCCCCCTTTCCCACCCGCTTCGCAGGCGAGGTGAAGGGGTTCTCGGCCGAGCAGTGGATGCCGAAGAAAAAGGTGCGGGAGATGGGCCGGTTCGCCCACCTCTCGCTGGCGGCGGCGCAGCTCTGCATCAAGGACGCGGCCATCGAGCTGACCGACGAGGATCGGGAGCAGTGCGGCACGCTGATCGGCGTGGGGCTGGGTGGGCTGGAGTATCTCTACCAGCACTCGCTCACCCTCCACGAGCGGGGTCCCTCCAAGGTCAGCCCGTACTTCATCCCGACGGTGATCGCGAACCTCGCGGCCGGGCAGGTGGCGATCTCGCTGAACCTCCGCGGCGTGAGCTACTGCAACACGAGCGCATGCTCCTCCAGCGCGCACTCCCTCGGTGAGGCCTTCGAGTGGATCCGCCGAGGTCGCTCCTCGATCATGCTCGCGGGCGGAGCGGAGTCGACGGTGACGGGGCTCGGCGTCGGCGGCTTCAGCGCGATGTTCGCGCTCTCCAGGAGGAACGACGAGCCGCATCGCGCGAGCCGCCCCTGGGATCGCGGGCGCGACGGCTTCGTCATGAGCGAGGGGGCGGGGTGCCTGCTCCTCGAGTCGCTCACCCATGCGCGTGCGCGTGGGGCGACGATCTACGGCGAACTCGTCGGGTACGGGGCGTCGTGCGACGCCTACCACATCACCAAGCCGTCACCGGACGGTGAGGGCGCGCAGCGCGCGATGAAGATGGCGCTCGACGACGCGCGGCTCGCTCCGGACGCGATCGACTACATCAACGCGCACGGGACCTCGACGCCTCAGGGAGACATCGAGGAAGCCCGGGCGATCATCGGCCTCTTCGGCGAACGGGCGCTCTCGAAGCAGCTCCTGGTGAGTTCCACCAAGTCGTCGATGGGCCACCTGCTCGGCGCTGCCGGAGCCGTGGAGCTGGCGCTCTCGGCGCTCGCGCTCCGTGACGGCATGGTGCCCCCCACCATCAACCTGGAAGACCAGGACCCGAACTGCCCCCTCGACTTCGTGCCTCTCACGGCGCGAGAGCGTCCTCTCCGCCACGTGATGAGCAACGCTTTCGGGTTCGGCGGGACCAACGTGTCGCTGGTCCTCTCCCGCTTCGAGGCGTGAGCAGCCCATGAAGTGCCCCTTTTGCGGCCATCTCGAAGATCGGGTGATCGACTCCCGGGCCGGTGGCTCGGGCGAGGTCATCCGGCGTCGACGGGAGTGTGCGGCCTGCGAGCGGCGCTTCACCACCTACGAGCGCGTCGAAGACATCCTCCCCACGGTGGTCAAGAAAGACGGCCGCCGTGAGCCTTTCGACCGCCAGAAGCTGGGGCGCGGACTCCGGATCGCCTGCAACAAGAGGCCGGTCTCCACGGAGCAGCTGGATTCCATGGTCGACGCCATCGAGCGAGAGGCCCAGGAGTCCGAGCGCCGGGAGATCTCCTCCGCGGAGCTCGGGGATCGGGTCATGCGCCACCT is part of the Chondromyces crocatus genome and encodes:
- a CDS encoding class I adenylate-forming enzyme family protein; the protein is MHTAIRDPLSDRFLIDHALRAFAESTPDRLALVSEGRRISYGELNALVDRCASALREVGVVRGERVVVALDNGVDAVVSYYGAIRADGVPSLLPTNTRPRRLGQVLALAEARALIIARSMQECLASLDGLPQAARPAAVFLQGPTPPAPAVPAAGGGPAAASAPGAPGPAFVGGLDLGEALSNAGAHAPERRAIELDLATLCWTSGSTGEPKGVMLTHQNLRNSAAAIGAYLDHSASDVTLCVLPLSHTYGLFQLLVTHTFGGTVVLEKGFGMPWPIVQRMAEERVTGFAGVPTIFASMLSLKNMAKADLSALRYMTNAAYGLPAAQVVRLRELLPQVRFFAMYGQTECTRVCYLPPEVALDRPASVGIAMPNEELWIEREDGTHAAPGETGELVVRGPNVMRGYWRNPEATARALKPGPIPGEVVLHTGDLFKADESGYLYFVARKDDVIKTRGEKVSPLEVESVICKIAGVIEVAAVGVPDPVLGQAIKVAVVKGAEGDVSADDIRRRVRAELDEVAVPKFVEFVDALPKTASGKVKKSELV
- a CDS encoding acyl carrier protein, whose protein sequence is MSTASTETTIRNFLVSSFGYRGATADLGAEVPLLDQGILDSTAVLEIVQFFESDLGIQVDDEEMVPENFGSIARLISYVERKKSN
- the nadE gene encoding NAD(+) synthase, with translation MFSRDVLKIDAPAVASEIEQAIRDQVFGKLRRRGAVVGISGGIDSSVVVTLCARALGKDKVVGLFMPERDTSDDALRLGRTLADQLGIEAVVESIRPALAGFGCYARQDDAIRMVFPEYVEGWRFKITLPSILEGDRLNVSQLTVQPPGEEPRTRRLPLKAYLQLVAATNFKQRCRKMMEYYHGDRLNYAVAGTPNLLEYDQGFFVKQGDGAADFKPIAHLYKTQVYALAEYIGVPEEIRRRPPTTDTFSLPQGQDEFYFSLPHDKMDLCLYAHNHGIPAAETAPAVGITPEQVERVYKDIEAKRRVSEYLHARPYLVQDPVKG
- the pyrR gene encoding bifunctional pyr operon transcriptional regulator/uracil phosphoribosyltransferase PyrR: MEVILDPAAIGRGLRRVAGEIAERGRGVDDLALIGIRRGGVPLSHRLAALLLEIEGHAPPVGAVDITLYRDDAATALPNPRIGPSHIPFPVDGRRILLIDDVVYTGRTIRAALDAVLDYGRPRRIELLALVDRGGRELPIHPDYVVRSVEVASERRVEVIERDGELWSVISPADGPATVGS
- a CDS encoding aspartate carbamoyltransferase catalytic subunit, which translates into the protein MKRIFPHRHLLGIEGLTRDQILALLDAAESFFDVSRRSVRKVPTLRGKTIINLFYEASTRTRTSFELAGKRLSADVINISASTSSTVKGESLLDTVQNLQSMQPDVLVIRHSASGAPHHVAARIRAAVVNAGDGTHEHPTQALLDAFTIRRKKGAFEGLTVAICGDVLHSRVARSNVRLLNALGARVRLAGPRTLLPPAAESLGAEVYPRLEPALEGADVVMMLRVQRERLQGAFLPTSREYSRAFGLNAARLSLAKPDALVMHPGPMNRGVEIDPAVADGPQSVILDQVEAGVAVRMAVLWVLAAESNEPPPAAG
- a CDS encoding YceD family protein; this encodes MPLLSYVANDIDITGTPVDATLPESWLTSELSEAEAIALGPGTIKGRLSRSGPTEIVVRGRVGARVTVPCARCLGPAQVSVDAEMALLLLPAKAARHAEGANGKSSKSKGSADREPEYEFSSEEADQDVYDGEIVVLDGFVREAILLELPSFPLCSEACPGIGAAVLGSAEEDAPSSPPEQPAEERPASIADLRDRFAQRSGRIPGPPALNGANGSAGHAASLSNETLKKKSKKE
- the rpmF gene encoding 50S ribosomal protein L32, giving the protein MAVPKRKKTPPKRDMRRAQHDKVTPVQVISCENCGEARLPHRACGSCGHYKGRKAAPTGSENSGS
- a CDS encoding beta-ketoacyl-ACP synthase III encodes the protein MPRSRILGTGHYAPARVLSNSDLEKIVDTSDAWISERTGIRRRHVAADGETTSDMAAAAARRALEAAGLSVADVDLIIVGTISGDTPVPSCAVNVQQKLGAEEIPAFDISAACAGFLYGITIADQFIATGAANCVLVIGVELLSRILNWEDRTTCVLFGDGAGAVVLGPARGDGRGILSTCIFSDGALASSLIVPAGGTAEPVTDEGLERKRNKVHMVGQDIFRVAIKNLTSASTHALKASGLTSAELDWVVAHQANLRIITQVSSRLGFPLEKFVINIAEYGNTSSASIPIALDEAVRDGRIQPGQSVLLCALGAGISWGAALVRM